A genome region from Trueperaceae bacterium includes the following:
- a CDS encoding metalloregulator ArsR/SmtB family transcription factor, with protein sequence MTPGPDATRVLGDAAFKVLADPTRARILAFLLEPVQSCCRREDGVCGCDLETFLGVSQPTVSHHMKALVEVDLVTAEKRGRWVYYDLVPARLAALADGLAAFARAAADATPDAPPAPRLVGAPHGDGPTA encoded by the coding sequence GTGACGCCCGGACCCGACGCCACCCGCGTCCTCGGGGACGCCGCCTTCAAGGTCCTCGCCGACCCCACCCGCGCCCGGATCCTCGCCTTCCTGCTGGAACCGGTCCAGAGCTGCTGCCGCCGCGAGGACGGCGTCTGCGGCTGCGACCTCGAGACGTTCCTCGGCGTGAGCCAACCGACCGTCAGCCACCACATGAAGGCCCTCGTCGAGGTCGACCTCGTCACCGCCGAGAAGCGCGGCCGCTGGGTGTACTACGACCTCGTCCCCGCGCGCCTCGCCGCGCTCGCCGACGGGCTCGCCGCCTTCGCGCGCGCCGCGGCGGACGCCACCCCCGACGCGCCCCCCGCGCCACGCCTCGTCGGCGCCCCCCACGGCGACGGACCGAC